The Streptomyces vinaceus genome contains the following window.
AGGCGGCGATGTGGACGACCTTCGGCCTGGCCTTCGGCGTCCTCGCCGAACGCGCCCTCACCCCGGCCGCCGCTCCCCGTGCGGCGGTGCAGCCCGCGAGCTGATCCCGCGAACGGCAACCCGAGGCCCTGACCGCCCCTGGCGGTCAGGGCCTCGTTCCGTCTGGGGGCCACCCGTTCGGTCGTATCTTGCGCAATCCTCACAACGGCGGTGGCTCACCCGTCGCCAGCTGGGAAGACGTCCGGAGCGAGGTGGCGACACGCCTGTGACGCGGCGTCACTCTCCGGCGTTATAAGCGGTACTGACGGGCACGGAGGGGGTCCACTGCTCTCAGGAGACCCGGCCGCCGGAGCCGGGGGATCGGACCAGGAGGGAATTCCATGCCCCGCGCCAAGTGGGTGGCCGTCGTGCTGACAGTGGCTCTGCTGGGCGCCGGGATAGGGATGTTGATGAATACCGAGGGCGCCCGGCCCACGGCGGCCACCGCCGCCGACGCCCTGCCCTCCCGGGCACTCGGCCTGTCCGGCCACCGCCGGCTGGTCGAGCAGCTGGAGCACGCCGGGCAGCACGCGCCGGGCAAGGGGTCCCGGCCGGCGCGGGCCGCCTCCATCACGCCGCTGCGGTTCTCACGGCCCCTGCGGCTGCACATCCCGAGCCTGGGCGTCGACCTGCCGTTGGGCAGGGACGCGGAGGAGGCCGCCTGGGACCACGACAGTCCGGCCCCGGGGTCACCCGGCACCGCCGTGGTCACCGCCGCCGATCTGCGCCTCGCCGAGCTGCGGCGCGGGCTGACGATCGAGATCGCGCGGGCGGACCGCCGTACCGCCGTGTTCACCGTCGACCGGGTCTCGCCCGGCGGGATCACCGGTCGCGGACAGCGGCCGGGACGCGCCCAACTCCGGCTGGTCAGCGGTGAGACCACC
Protein-coding sequences here:
- a CDS encoding class F sortase, which translates into the protein MPRAKWVAVVLTVALLGAGIGMLMNTEGARPTAATAADALPSRALGLSGHRRLVEQLEHAGQHAPGKGSRPARAASITPLRFSRPLRLHIPSLGVDLPLGRDAEEAAWDHDSPAPGSPGTAVVTAADLRLAELRRGLTIEIARADRRTAVFTVDRVSPGGITGRGQRPGRAQLRLVSGETTVLARLTGQHRTG